From the genome of Hymenobacter cellulosilyticus, one region includes:
- a CDS encoding S46 family peptidase encodes MRITTRLALLALALLSYLPAARADEGMWLPLLLKQLNEADMQSKGLKLTAEQIYSVNQGSLKDAVVQFGGGCTGEIISDQGLLLTNHHCGYSQIQQHSSVEKDYLTNGYWAMNQDQELPNPGLTATFIVRMEDVTSQVLAGVPTQGIAEADREKMVQANIARVAQAAVQGTHYESFIRPFYNGNEYYMFVTEVFEDIRLVGAPPSSIGKFGGDTDNWAWPRHTGDFSIFRIYAGPDNKPAAYSKDNKPFKPRHHLPISLNGIKPGDFTLVFGFPGRTNEYLTSWGVDEVYSLSNPAKIKVRDAKLRLLDQDMKASDKVRIQYAAKYASIANYWKKWIGETRGLKKLDAVNRKKEQDAKFIQWAQKGTEAQKAAYGPLLPELEKNYRAVRDYTLARDYVTEAALGIELLAHANSLLPLVDMVEKKAPAADLATAVGKAKKGILGFFRNYSVSTDQKVAAALLPLYADGTPTALLPAYVKNLQKQYTGKTGWTTYVNSLYSKSKLTTEASTQAVLDEVGKGNVQTLADDPAMQLIRAIVTNYRATILPNYTTYTDNITLLQRTYVAGLRQMQTDRKFYPDANSTLRVAYGQVATYEPADGVKYDYYTTLDGIMEKADPTNPDFEVPARLAELYKTKDYGPYAVNGTVPVAFIATNHTTGGNSGSPVINGNGELIGTNFDRNWEGTMSDIMFDPDRVRNITLDVRYMLFVVDKYAGAGHLVKEMTLVGGPNGTATPEASKEVKKMKVKRKEKEKA; translated from the coding sequence CGAGGCCGACATGCAAAGCAAAGGCCTCAAGCTCACTGCCGAGCAGATATACAGCGTCAACCAGGGCAGCCTGAAAGATGCCGTGGTGCAGTTCGGCGGGGGCTGCACCGGCGAAATCATATCCGACCAGGGCCTGCTTCTCACCAACCACCACTGCGGCTACAGCCAGATTCAGCAGCACTCCTCGGTGGAGAAAGACTACCTGACCAACGGCTACTGGGCCATGAACCAGGACCAGGAATTACCCAATCCGGGCCTGACGGCCACGTTTATTGTGCGCATGGAAGACGTGACGAGCCAGGTGCTGGCCGGCGTGCCCACCCAGGGCATTGCGGAAGCCGACCGGGAAAAGATGGTGCAGGCCAATATTGCCCGCGTGGCCCAGGCCGCCGTGCAGGGCACGCACTACGAGTCGTTTATCCGCCCGTTCTACAACGGCAACGAGTACTACATGTTTGTTACCGAGGTATTTGAGGACATCCGCCTGGTAGGCGCCCCGCCGAGCAGCATCGGCAAGTTTGGCGGCGACACCGACAACTGGGCCTGGCCCCGCCACACCGGCGACTTTAGCATCTTCCGCATCTACGCCGGCCCCGACAACAAGCCCGCTGCCTATTCCAAGGACAACAAGCCCTTCAAGCCCCGTCACCACCTGCCCATCTCGCTCAACGGCATCAAGCCCGGCGACTTTACCCTCGTCTTCGGCTTTCCCGGCCGCACCAATGAGTACCTCACTTCCTGGGGCGTCGATGAGGTGTATTCCCTCTCGAACCCGGCCAAAATCAAGGTGCGCGACGCCAAGCTGCGGCTGCTGGATCAGGACATGAAGGCCTCCGACAAGGTCCGGATTCAGTACGCGGCCAAGTACGCCAGCATTGCCAACTACTGGAAAAAGTGGATCGGCGAAACCCGCGGCCTCAAAAAGCTCGACGCCGTGAACCGCAAAAAGGAGCAGGATGCCAAGTTCATTCAGTGGGCTCAGAAGGGTACTGAGGCCCAGAAAGCCGCTTACGGCCCTTTGCTGCCCGAACTAGAGAAAAACTACCGCGCCGTGCGCGACTACACCCTGGCCCGGGATTACGTGACCGAAGCCGCCCTGGGCATTGAGCTCCTGGCCCACGCCAATAGCCTGCTGCCCCTGGTAGACATGGTGGAGAAAAAAGCTCCCGCCGCCGACCTGGCCACGGCCGTGGGCAAAGCCAAAAAAGGCATCCTGGGCTTTTTCCGCAACTATTCCGTCAGCACTGACCAGAAAGTAGCCGCCGCCTTGCTCCCGCTCTACGCCGACGGCACACCCACCGCCTTGCTGCCCGCTTACGTAAAGAATCTGCAGAAGCAGTACACCGGCAAAACTGGCTGGACCACCTACGTCAACTCGCTATACAGTAAGTCGAAACTCACGACCGAGGCCAGCACCCAGGCGGTGCTCGATGAAGTAGGCAAAGGCAACGTGCAGACCCTAGCCGATGACCCGGCTATGCAGCTTATCCGCGCCATCGTGACCAACTACCGCGCTACGATTCTGCCTAACTACACGACTTACACCGACAACATCACCCTGCTGCAGCGCACCTACGTGGCTGGCCTGCGCCAGATGCAGACCGACCGGAAGTTCTACCCCGACGCCAACTCCACCCTGCGCGTGGCCTATGGGCAGGTAGCCACCTACGAGCCCGCCGACGGCGTGAAGTATGACTACTACACCACCCTCGACGGCATCATGGAAAAGGCTGACCCTACCAACCCCGATTTTGAGGTGCCCGCCCGCTTGGCGGAGCTCTACAAAACCAAGGATTACGGTCCCTACGCGGTGAATGGCACCGTGCCCGTGGCCTTTATTGCCACCAACCACACCACCGGCGGCAACTCCGGCTCCCCGGTTATTAATGGCAACGGCGAGCTGATCGGCACCAACTTCGACCGTAACTGGGAAGGCACCATGAGCGACATCATGTTCGACCCCGACCGTGTCCGCAACATCACCCTCGACGTGCGCTACATGCTCTTCGTGGTCGACAAATACGCTGGCGCCGGCCATCTGGTCAAGGAAATGACCCTGGTGGGCGGGCCCAACGGCACGGCTACGCCCGAGGCGAGCAAAGAAGTGAAGAAGATGAAAGTGAAGCGCAAGGAGAAAGAAAAGGCCTAG